CAGAGAGGGCTTCAATATTTTacgattctttttttatttctttttatctCGAAGGGGCAGGGACGTTTGAAAGTATTCAAAGTCCTAAGCGTGCAGCGTGACCCCTCACCCTCGAGGGTCGAAGCTACGGTAATTGAGACGCATCGATAGGGACATACACCGCGGAAATATTTAGACGTATCTGTCGTGCTCGACATCCTCAGGATCAATAAAAGTTGAGGTGGGGCAAGGCCTGGCTCGTCGCGTCGTTCCGACTCGGTTCTCTCGAGCCATCGTCGACGGTGCTTTCGAAACGCTCCAACGATGCCCAGTATGTATCTTTGTGACCCTCTGGGATCGATGGACTTGGGAATCGATCGAGGCGAGGTGACCATAATCGTTTCGACCGAGGGATTCACCCTCGGTTCTATCGATCGACTgacccctaggttgccagtgACCTTTGCTTTTCTTTCAGCGGGGGCTGTAAGGTCATTAACATTAACATATCCCCGGTGGTATAGGTGTAATTTAATTTTCGGAGAATTTAGCCTCAAGGCTGAGCTTCCACTATTTTCCCAGGTGATTCTGGGAACGCAACGTGTGACGTAAAATATAAGAACACCCTTCCCGTAGGTCGATAGTACCGTGACTCACGACAGCCCTCCCTTGACATGCGTAGAAAAGATTGTGTTGTTTGTTGTTGCCACCGACTGACGCGCAAATTAATTACAGGTGATATCGACCTCGAGCAGAAGGCTTGGGCATTCAATTTTCGCTAAATATATCCTGAGGAACCCAGTTTAACTATCCATTGAAGCCATCGACCAGAGAAACCAAACGGCCAAAGCAAAGTTCGATGGGTGTTCGTGACTCACCCTTATCGTGCGCAAAACACGATTCTCTGCGAGATAATTCGTGAGATATCTTTCCACTGTGGAGTGGTCGCGACGAATGTCGCTGATTGCGAGGAATCACCTTCTGACTCTGATGTCTCTCGCAAAAAGCGACTGTAACAAGAGTTTTTGTGTCACTGAACGTATAAATAGACCAGGCATCAATTATCGGGGCACGGTCCACGGATGGACAGAATCGACGAGGAGCCTTCTTTTCTTTCCATTGACATAGGTAGATACGCTAGCGACGCCTCGGCTCGTTTAAATTGGACGTGATGTCACCGTGTGCTTATGCCCTCGCAGACACGTTTAATGGAACTGCCAACGAAGGACAATGAGAATAGAGCATCGAATCAAGCGTGTCCTGAGATTCTATTCGACCAATCTGTACGCTGGCAAAACTTTCCCATGAGCCTGCCCATGCAATTATTAGGCCATTCCTTAATGTCCTCTCTCCTGGCAAATTTTGACTCAAAAGAACAAAAGCATTTCAAAGAACTTGAAATCTTATCTGAGAAAGGAAAGAATTGCTCCCTTATCAGTGATCAAGTGTACCCAACAATAAAGATTAATTTCCttagaaatgaaataatttttagtgACTGTAGCCATGGGACGACCTAAGATATACATGTGTTAGTAATCATGAGAGTAGTCTAAggaaaaaatctaaaaaaaaattgaatttaccaCTCACTCTGTAATGTAAATCGATGCAATACGTAATGAGTGATAAATTCAAGCTCTTTAGATTTTTTGCTCAGTTTTGAACTCTACTTCCACAACTCCCAGCACATATGGGATTCCATTCCATAGATAATGTCTTCCTGTCGCCGAAAAGTGGCCAGGTTCCAGGAGGCCGCGTCTTCCGTTTCCCTGCGGAACAACTGCATCGCTGCGTCGAATGACCAGACCTCCGTTCCTCTCGGCTGGAATTCGCGTCGATAATAATCGTGATCGAGCCGCTGTTGGCAGCCCCGTTACGCGTTCACCGCGTGTCTGTCAATTCGGCCGAGTGTTTGCTCGCGCGTGTCTTCGTCCAGGTAGCCGTGCATAAGCGGACGCGTGCACGCAAGTAGATGCGCGGGCGTCTACGCGATCGCTGGCGACTTTTTTCCCTTCGAAACGAAGAGCGAGTGATCCATACATGGTAACGGTGAGGTCTGGCTTACGCGTTGCAACGCGGGCCCACCCTACCTGCCCTCCTGTCTCCGCTCCTTCGCTCCTCCAGTGTTCGTTCAGACGCCTCTCGCACGAGTGTACGTCTACAAACATGCTACATCTACTCTAGCTCTCATTTGCACTGCTGCTGAAAAGTCTCGAGCACTCTTCATTATTCAAATTGTACAAAAATGCAAAGTACTTCAGGGAATTCCTCCGCGTCCAAACACCCTTATAAATTTCGACCTTTTTTTTGAGATTAAAAATGATTAGAAATCCCTCTGTGTGCGGATAGTTTTATAAAGTACTCTCTTTCTAAAATATGACCATACTATAATTCTAGCTTTTTTattaagaattttattattgtTGCAAAATAGTATTTTAGATAGTGTCTACATTTATTTATTCAAGCAATATTTTATTTCCTCGAAAAATCCTGAGCTCTAAATTTTGTGCTCTAAATTTTTCAACAGTAGTGTACCCATGAATTTTCATGCACCCATAGTTGCAGCCACAGATGCACCCTTTCCTTCCCTACAGTATGCATATCCAGGAAACGTTATTACCGCAGAAGGGACGCGTCCAATTAGGGCTGCCTGGTTGCGGTAATCAGGAACAGTAATTGAACGTAAGCAAAAAGCAAAGGACAAGCGATGCACCTGTGCAGTTCTAACTGCAGACGTTGCGAAAATTCTGTCATCGACGTATCGCGCTGGAGCGTTTCCCGCGGCTATTGACTCCCAGCTAAGACGCTCTTGATTAGATCCGCAATATTTCGGTGGGCGTGTTCGACAGTGAGTCACGTATCGACTTTTCTCCCAGACAGGTTGGAAGAGACTCTAAAGCGAGCTATAGGTGAGGGTGGAAAAAGACTGCAACGCAATAACCGTTTACTGGCTAAAGTGGAGCTGAGTCTATGAAATGATAAACGATGTAGTCCGACAGGGAAATTTGCGAGCCTCGATATTTGAATGCAATGGGGTACAAGATGCACTAAGTGCATCGTTCTCAATGGACGGATGTGCGCAAACGATTCCTACGTTATTCCGTTAGTAGATAACCCGTCCCCTGAACAGCCTGATACGATCGCCTCGTAACACCTCGGCAAGCCGAGGAAGCAGACCTTCCGATTCTCTTCAAATGATCGTTTCTTCCTCCCAGAATGCAATTATGACCTGAGAAATGGCTCGTATCAAAGCAGAAATCGATCTAATACGGAAAATGACCCGTCGAATCTAACAATAATCTTCTCTTTAACACTTGACTAAATTAAACCTACAATATTAATCTTCCCCTGAAGAATCGACACACCCTCAGGAACCTCTGACCACGCCCGCGAATCGATACCATTTCAaaactcctcaaacctcgtccacGATCCAGTACAAAAATACTCTCTGAAAAATTGCAGAGACCTCGCTAATCTTATATTCACCTCATAACAAGTGTTCCTCGCAAGAAACCCATTAAACAGTCCCTAAATTCATATCATCTGAATCAATGTTTCCCGAGTCTCGCCAATAGAAGGAGGTCGTATTCGCGTGTCGACGTCTGCAATTTTGGCGAATCGAAATTTTCGACGATGTCACATTCTCGTCCGCAGGAGTCTGTGCGGCATCGGGCGCAGAATCGTCGGAGCAGTTGGCAACGCTGTCGACGCTGGCTGGTGAAAAGGTGGCGAAGTCTGAGCCTCGACCAATGGCAGAGCCCGAACGAGCCGCCCCCCGTCGCCCCACCGCGGCGTCGCCGAGCTTGAAAATCTGTAACGGACGCCGCTGCCAGGGCATATTCGTTTGTGGGCTCTCGTGGCGAGTTAGCGTGCGTTCTCGTCGTTGGTTCTATAATCGTCGCTAAGCTACTAACTACCGAGCAACATGAGGGAAATCGTTCACATTCAAGCCGGCCAGTGCGGTAACCAAATTGGCGCTAAGGTGAGTTCCACGGGAATTTCATCCTAAATTACCTCGCGACCGCGTGGGAGAACGCTTCTTTGTTCCTGCGTCTGCTCTTCTAAGCCACTCTCTCTGGGGGTATCGATTTCTTGGTAAATGCTCGACGAATGTTCGATGCATGCTCGATGCATCTCTCGTGGATCGCGATCAGGGGAATTTCGAGGGTCGATCGAGTCTGGGGAGCGTGGAATCGCCTGGGAAAACGCGAAGACCTCGTTAATTCGTTCGCCATCTTCTCTGTGGAGACTGCATAGGTGAGGGGAGGGTCGCGGGGCAGAGGAAGCCTCGGTTTCGCGAATGCGTTTTTTCGCTCACGGGGAAGAGATATCGAATATAAGCGGACAGCGTGCGGTTGGTATGCGAAAAAATGGCAACCTCGCCCGGTCGAAGACCTGTCATGGCGACAGAACTTCGCCGGCCGGCGAGTCTACTTAACGGTTTTTTTTCCTGTCGACCCGCGTTCTCGAGCGTGGCGTTGTCGTCAAGCGTCGGCTGCGTCCCTCTTCTCCTGCCTAGCATTCGGAAATTTCGAGGAGACCTCGGCTGTGGGAGCCTTCGAGGGAGCATTTTTCCCTGGGAAATTGACAAATTCTTCGATTCTTCGATGAAACCTGGGTGTGGCTGTTCCTCGGCATCGAGACACCGGTTAATGCGGCAGCAGAATCGAACGGTTGCGCGCGCAATCGATACTCGTTCTCTGTCTCTCTTATCCATTCTCGCCGTTCTTTCTTGCACACGAATTCTCCGCTCTCATTTTTCTCGCTTTTTCTACGCGTCTGCCGACGCTCTGCGCTCGCATTGGCGTCGCCTCTGGGCTTCTGCGTTAAAAGAATGGCTAATTAAAATGCGTGTACTTAAGTACTGTTATCGTTTCATTGCTATATACAGCACGTATCGGAAAGAAATGCGTACTTGGCGAAGGCGTTACATAATGTACGTCATTATCTGAGCAACTAGCTCAAGAGGATGAGCGGCGTGTGGAGCAAGACCATAGTCACGCTCTCATAGTTTTCAAGGTTGCTTCATTGAGTCAACGGCCGCTTCTTAAGTTCTCTCGGAGTCGATCTGTCGTATCGATTTTCTGGCGGGAAGATTTTCACACCGATTCACGCAACGTCCTTTCCGTCTTGCTAGACACCGCAGGATTGTGCAACGATTACAGCTGCCCATTCAAGGGATCTTGGAGTCCAAGGACATCTTGTCTTACGTAGCGCAGCGCGAAACGCTTCCAAATAAAGAAAGAAGATATCCTCTCGCCATTTTCTTTCGCCTCACCTCGCCCTGATTTTACATGCTTACCACATTCCCATTGATTTTTGAATATCGATTATTTCAAGCATGCGCGAACTTTCAAATGTCGATTTATCGCTGTTCGAGAACTTGGTCGCTGAACGATAATACTATCGGCGTTTTATGCGACGATAGGAGCCTCTCGATGATACAGGAGTTACCTTCACCGACCATCTGCTCGTCGGGAGGGGTGTAAATAATAGAATCATGGAGCAGCTGTTCCGAGGGGCACAATGGTGCAATGGTTCCTAAGTTCCTACGCTAATGGCAGCGGTGCCACTTTGTTGGTGTAACCGTTTCGCTTATCGAGACTGAATAGGTTCCCCGTCTGCCCTGTAGCCTTGATAAATATTTAATCTACTGTGCGTTCGAGTCTTCAAACGTCGAAGAAATCGGCGTCTTCTGACTGTCATCTGAATTCCTGATGTCCAGCTTCCTCTCGAATCAGTCATTTATCGAGGCAGTCGTCTCGATGGCTTGTAAACAAAAACTCGGCTGCATAGATCGACCAAATTGCCTTACACTAATTGCACAATATTGGTATTACAGTCATCCTTTCTATATATAGCGATGACATTGGTGAGTCATATCTCGCTACAAGAGTTGTACACGTACATTGCGCGTTCAGGTCGGTGGGTGGGAGGCAGCGGGGCTGGGCGATCTTAGCTTCCCGCTGACGATATTCATATATGGTCATGCCGCTCAATAGAATCGTCGCTGCCATGTAGGACGTAGTTCCTCTAACTGGCAATTACTTTTATCGCTGGAAGACCAAACGATAGCGAGTTCAAAATTCAATTCGATCTAGAAAGCACGGATGGACGAAGAGCGGCTGTAGCCCCGCAGACTCGCCAATTGTATTTTGTCACTCGAGCTATCGATAGTATTATCAGCTCGGCAAACAATGCTGGCGAGAGACCCCCTTCCTTCTGACCTACGATAACGCGACGATTATTGGGCCCTCATTACCTCCCCTTCTTCTGCATACTCGTTCTATTGGCGCACTTTTCAATTTCTAAATAGTGCAGCTGCATAGCTCGGCACACAATTTCTATGCAGGCATTTTGGACGCATTCTGGGCAGATTCTCAGGCGCACGTTGATTTCCAGAAATATACCGAAAGGTCTTTGAACCGAGGTGCGCAGACTAGGTAGAGAAGGCTGATAGCGACGCGTTGCATCGCTGCATCCGCCGTGCATTCGTCCGCGGACCGAACTCGCCCCTGAAACACGGCTACGCGCACTTTCGTTAATTAATCTCGTTCGGCAGTAGAGCGTTCGTTCGTATTAAGAATGAATTAAAAAGCAAAAATCCAGGGGAAGGGAGGAACGTTTACCTCGTGGAGGCGTCTTAATGAACGCGCGCATCACGACTAATTACACGCGAGCTATTCATCGAAGGGGTCGTCGAACCGCTCTCTCGGTCGATACTACGGAACACTGGAAACGGATGTGAGGGTAATCGCGAAGAGAAAGCGACCATCCTTCCTGCTTTTGTAGTCGCCGACCGGGCGGCATGCCAGAGAATTCCCCTTTTCAAAAATTTTTCACCCCTCTCGAATGAGTTCAGTAGTCTCCAATTTCAAGAttttcaataataatttaacGATATAATACAGTTCTTGTCTGACCCCTTTTGAATAACATCTTCCTAGATTAGTAGTCttctatttctttttctttttctttttctaaaaATTAATTCGATCTAAAATTATTACAGTTTTGGGAAATCATCAGTGACGAGCATGGCATCGACCCAACTGGCACCTACCACGGCGACTCCGATCTCCAGTTGGAGAGAATCAACGTGTACTACAATGAAGCATCTGGTGGTAAATACGTGCCCCGTGCCATCCTCGTCGACTTGGAGCCGGGCACCATGGACTCTGTTCGCTCGGGACCCTTCGGACAGATCTTCAGACCTGACAATTTCGTGTTCGGTCAGTCTGGAGCTGGCAACAACTGGGCCAAGGGTCACTACACCGAGGGAGCCGAATTAGTCGACTCTGTCCTCGACGTAGTAAGGAAGGAAGCCGAGAGCTGCGACTGTCTCCAAGGATTCCAGCTCACTCACTCCCTTGGTGGTGGTACTGGATCTGGTATGGGCACCCTGCTCATCTCCAAGATCCGCGAGGAGTACCCCGACAGGATCATGAACACATACTCAGTCGTACCCTCGCCCAAAGTATCAGACACTGTCGTAGAACCGTACAACGCCACCCTGTCTGTCCACCAATTGGTAGAGAACACAGACGAAACCTACTGTATTGACAACGAGGCCCTCTACGATATCTGCTTCCGCACCCTGAAACTCTCCACACCCACCTACGGTGACTTGAACCACCTCGTCTCCCTCACAATGTCCGGTGTCACGACTTGCCTCAGGTTCCCTGGACAGCTGAACGCTGACCTGAGGAAGCTCGCCGTCAACATGGTTCCGTTCCCACGTCTCCACTTCTTCATGCCTGGTTTCGCTCCTCTCACGTCCCGCGGCAGCCAGCAATACAGAGCCCTGTCCGTACCAGAGCTCACCCAACAGATGTTCGACGCTAAGAACATGATGGCTGCTTGTGACCCCAGGCACGGAAGGTACCTCACTGTGGCTGCGATCTTCCGTGGAAGAATGTCCATGAAGGAGGTCGACGAGCAGATGCTGAACATCCAGAACAAGAACAGCTCGTACTTCGTCGAATGGATCCCCAATAACGTGAAGACCGCCGTGTGCGACATCCCACCACGTGGACTGAAGATGTCTGCCACGTTTATTGGAAACTCGACCGCCATCCAGGAGCTGTTTAAGAGAATCTCTGAGCAGTTCACGGCTATGTTCAGGAGGAAAGCTTTCTTGCATTGGTACACTGGTGAGGGCATGGACGAGATGGAGTTCACTGAGGCTGAGTCGAACATGAACGATTTGGTTTCGGAGTACCAGCAGTACCAGGAAGCCACCGCCGACGAGGATGCGGAATTCGACGAGGAGCAAGAAGCCGAGGTCGACGAGAACTAAGCCCTTTGCGAGAAGCAGGAAGACCCTCTGTTATCTCTCTACACTCATGCCGCTTCTTAACTTCTTGCGTTTACCTTGTCTCATTTTTTTTATGTCTTTTTTACAGACTATTCTTTTCACCGAGATTCGATTACAGGCGCGCTTTGGTTTTCTGTTTAGTACCGCACACGCTAATTGGAAGAAAGATTAATACTCTATTTGtcgttctattttatttttcgaagTCGTTTTTTCTCTGTCGATTTACTGTTCTCGAGGGCGCGTCTTTATATCCAGTGTATAACCGCTGTATCGCGGTCACCACCgtctttaaataaattattatcatATAAGTGTATGTTTTATAAGAatcccttttttttttattatattatcgcATAAGACCGCATCGGACGATTGGTTTTTTGTATTTATGAAACTACATTGTAGGtgtatttgtatttatatttgtcTCTTCTATCTACCGACTTTTATACCATGACAAATAGATCTGAATAAAGTAGATCATTCAACCAAGCATCATTAatcgaatcattatgattaaaatATCCAGTCGCTATCAAGTACGAGTCGATCAGTTGTCTAATTAATCCGCGAACGTTGCACTTTCAAATTGTCCGACTATTAGGTAATTTTCCTCGGCTAATATTTAAAACAGACGTCATCGGTCATTAGTCGCTTCCTTAGATGCAATCAGCAGAAATTGCGGTTGCCACGAAGATAACGTGAAGTCACGCCTCATGGACAGCAGACAATTTCCCGTTTATTAGATCGTGTCGCCATCTGTTGAACCAGGATACTGTTAAATTTCATCGAATTGCTCAAGTACACGGTACTGTTAGCTTGCAGGTACCGAATTTATTGACCGTTAAAAAATGATGCAAATTCAATGAATCGCTAACGAAAGTTAAACTCAACGAAAGTTCAGATTTCCCCTCGGGAAATTaattttccattttattttcACCTAAGACTTTTCACTACGCCGCTAGAAGATTCTCTATCTCCTCCTTTTCAGTCTGAAAGTCGCGAAGCTTGCGGTCACGAAGACGCTGCAGCGACTGTGGCACCATTTCGATGGAATTTAACCACTGTCTATGGGTCTAGCTAGCCGACTAACGGATTAACTTGATACAGTTAAGTCGATGGAATCAGAGCACCGTAATATGCTTGGCGGTCCACCGTGTCTCGGTTTTGTCCACAGATGCTCAAGTAACGAGTGGCTTAAGTGCCTCTGCAACTCAAGCCCAGCTGCGTTCAGAGAAAGCGCTCATCCGGATCGCGGTCTCGCGAGTGGTGGGCTTGTGGGACGCTTAACTTTGCTAATTCGTCGAGAACGAGAAAGACGCTTCATCCTCCGACTGTCGACGTATCCTCTCGGCGATCTTAATCGACGTCGTTTCACTTGGGAAGAGGAACTTACCGCAATCTCGAGCGACTGCTTCCTCTTTTAAGTCCAAACGCCCTCTGCCTCTTCTTACTTTTAGAACAATCTCGCAACTCGAGGGGTATTAAAAGGACGCTTGATTAACTTAAGCTAACGAGAAAGATAATATGGGATAAAAAGAGGAAGATCCTGTGAAAGTCTCGATAAGGGAAATAATAAGAAATGTTTCTCATTTTGCATCAGATGCAGTCGCGATGCATGTTCTACTGTTGTGGCTGCACTAGATCTTGTAACACAGGGTTGTCTATTTAGTAAACGAGCGAATAAACAAAGAAACCAGACGGCTTTCAGTGGGTCTTGTTTGACAAGGCAGACAACGACCTCAGACATAGAAGGTATGACTCATCGTCCAGCTATACGCTGCGTGGCACCGTCGTGGCGCGATGCACCGCGGTGCATCGTGTTCTTTCTATCTGCGAAAACAATCCAGTCTGAAACAATCGCCTACTAATTGCAAAAGGTGAGGTAGAATACTACCTCACCTTTCTTTTCCCTCTGATCCATCGATCCCTAGATGCAAATTTCAGAAAATGAGGCCTCGATCATCCGAAGTACCGCGAGATACAAATCTGGAGCGTTCTTTTTCCAAAGTTATCAACTTTCTCTCGAGGCCAGGGTGTTTGAAAAGTACATGCACCTCGAATATATGCGGGCAGACGAGAAATAACGAGGAAAGCTGGCGGTCGATCGATAAGCAGGATTCACAGGGAAAATAAATTTCTAAAGTGGCTTATGATTACCCCGAAAATGAGAAGGGTTAGAGAGCCGAGAGTAATGGGTAACGAGACGGGGGTGGACAAGTCCAAGTTACAATAATAGAAGGGTTTTTACAGCAGGGGATCGTGAAAGCGTCGCACGCGCGCAGCTGGAGACGAGGCGTCGATTATCATCGCTCTCAACGAGGAAAGGCGACCTTTCGAGAGTGACTCACGGGATAAAAAGGTCCGAGCTGCTTCAGACTTCGTACGTTTTACTCGATTTTAAGCCATATCCTGTCTCTGGAATCTCTGGCATCCGCGCTACGCGACGAgataaaataatacaaatttcCGCTGTCGCCTCAGCCTCGTCCAGCGCAAGGACGCAGCCGAAAGGTATCCTCGCTCGAGTTACATTTCCGCTGGATGCGTTTCGAGTCCATCGAACAGGATATCCTGTTTTCGCTTCTTAACTTTTTTTTCGTTCATAATAGCTAGCAACGTGCGAAGCCCCTGAAGTGCAACACGAATGGCGCGGGGGCgatcaatttttcttttaaataaaactGCATTTCCCCATCAAACTCTTTTCCTATCCCTATCAATATCCCATAGCCACAAATTTCTCACGAAATTTTCTCTCAATTTTCACTGCATGTATAAGTACTCTAGAGACTCGGAAACTCATAAACTTCCAAGTAAAAAGAAGAGAGAAGTTTCTGAAGGATCGAGTTTTCCCAAGAGTTTTCCGCCTCAAAGAGGGTGGGCCTGGAGCgcagtttttttttattttcctccCCTTGGGAGCATCCATCGCGTTATCATCGGGTCTTGGGGCTCGTCTCCTCTCCTCGCCGGTTGGAGAATCCTCTCCCCTCCGTGCGTTCCGAGCGGAAGGCGAGGCTGAAGCTGGTGCGGGCATTCGGCGGCTCGAGACGAGAGTCGACCTCAGGACACCGACACGAGCGCGCTTCCTCGTCAGTTTCGCTCGGCAGGCTCCACTGCACTCCACTCCGCTGCACTCCTGCGCGACACGACACGACAGTCGGCTCGGCTGCACACGCTCTCTCGTTGCACTCGTCGCACACGCTCCGCTCGGGTTCCACGTCTTCCCTGCCGCGGGACCTTCGCAAGGGATCAGCTGTTCGCACAGCCGCACCTTTTTCTCCTCCACTCGCAAGGGCAGGCTCAGGATGAGGGAGATCGTGCATCTGCAGGCTGGACAATGCGGAAACCAGATCGGCGCGAAGGTAGGTCGACTATTCGAAGCGGGAGGAGAGATCTGTGGGAGAGATCTGTCTTTCGTTTCACTCGGGGGATTCTGCGAATTTTTCCTTTTGTGGCTGAGTCTCTTCTGAGGGAGCTTGAGGATACTGAAGGACCTCGATTTTAGGAATTTTTAAAAAGTAGGAGTGTTGATTAACCCTTTGTGTCTTCAAGGTGTTTCAAATACCATCAAGAAGGTTTAGAATCCTAATATTTTAATCCTAgtaatattttacaaaatattgCAAATTCAATTGTCTGTATGAAAGATAAGAATATTTTAGTCCAGGACACAAGGGGTTAAATAATCATTTCGAAGAGAAGTCCTCGTGGGCTTTAAGTGGCAATCGCGTCTCAGAAGATTTGCCTTGTCGTGCTGGATCATTTAAGCTTCTAATTGAATTAAAGATAAGGCTGTGGCCGACCAACAATGGGATGGAATTTAAAGGGTCTCGTATTTGGCTGACATTGACGCAACAGAAGTCAAGGGAATTGTCCGCGTAGGTGGTCAGACAAATGTACTCGCGTTTATTCGCTGAACCGAAGTTacttttcttcaattttttcatcgtttCCGTCTGTTTTATCCACGTCTGCGGTAAATACAGATATCGCAACTTCCGAGCCAAGATAGCTGACCCTACCTACCACAACGTGTGCCTCTGGAACGATTCCGGGTTCGAAAATAGCCCAGTCTAACTAAAATAAATGATCTCTGCAAGTGAGGTGCCCTGGATGTGCCTGCACTTTTGGTCTGAGTATCGACTGCAAGTGGGAATCCCTGAAGCCCCACTCTTTGCAGGACCTCCAGCGATAAAGCCAACCGCGAACGATTTTCTAGTCCCCCACAGGAAATTGCTTCCCTGGAATCGATTTCAGTGGCAGAACAGGAAATATTTCTTGGAGAACAGAGAATGCATGGCGCGTGACTGAGTATATGAAACAAATGAAACAATAGGGATTGCGAAAAATCGATACTTGACCGTGCGATTGAATCGCGTTTCTCTTTCGAATATCAATTATCGTAGGGCTCTCGGTTTCTGGGATTTCGATCGTTAAACTCTTTCGCGTGGAAAACGACACCAGTCAGCTGTAAACCGCTCCAAAGGGGAGTTTCATTCTTTCCAGAGAAGCAGCTCGCTGAACTGCCCGAGTAATTGGACAGCAGAGATGCTTTGGCCTAATTGGTTGTGTAGCTCCGATAATTAAAGCGCCTCGATTCCAGT
The Calliopsis andreniformis isolate RMS-2024a chromosome 8, iyCalAndr_principal, whole genome shotgun sequence DNA segment above includes these coding regions:
- the LOC143182699 gene encoding tubulin beta-1 chain gives rise to the protein MREIVHIQAGQCGNQIGAKFWEIISDEHGIDPTGTYHGDSDLQLERINVYYNEASGGKYVPRAILVDLEPGTMDSVRSGPFGQIFRPDNFVFGQSGAGNNWAKGHYTEGAELVDSVLDVVRKEAESCDCLQGFQLTHSLGGGTGSGMGTLLISKIREEYPDRIMNTYSVVPSPKVSDTVVEPYNATLSVHQLVENTDETYCIDNEALYDICFRTLKLSTPTYGDLNHLVSLTMSGVTTCLRFPGQLNADLRKLAVNMVPFPRLHFFMPGFAPLTSRGSQQYRALSVPELTQQMFDAKNMMAACDPRHGRYLTVAAIFRGRMSMKEVDEQMLNIQNKNSSYFVEWIPNNVKTAVCDIPPRGLKMSATFIGNSTAIQELFKRISEQFTAMFRRKAFLHWYTGEGMDEMEFTEAESNMNDLVSEYQQYQEATADEDAEFDEEQEAEVDEN